Within the Pseudomonas fulva genome, the region GTGATGATTTTCCAGCGCAGCAATTTCCTGCGCTCGGCCAAACGTTCGCTCGACAGCTTCGAGGAGCGCTTCTGGTCGGGTATCGACCTCTCCAAGCTCTATCGCCAGGCCGGCAGCAACCCGGATCCGGACTCGGGCCTGGAGCAGATCTTCCGTGCCGGTTTCAAGGAATTCTCCCGCCTGCGTCAGCAGCCTGGCATGGACCCGGATGCAGTGATGGACGGCGTGGCGCGTGCCATGCGCGTCGCCATTTCCCGTGAGGAAGAGAAGCTGGAGATCAGCTTGCCGTTCCTCGCCACCGTCGGTTCCACCAGCCCGTACATCGGTCTGTTCGGTACCGTGTGGGGGATCATGAACTCCTTCCGCGGCCTGGCGCAGGTGCAGCAGGCGACCCTGGCCACCGTTGCGCCAGGCATCGCCGAAGCGCTGATCGCCACGGCCATCGGCCTGTTCGCGGCCATCCCGGCGGTTATCGCCTACAACCGTTTCTCCGCTCGCGGTGAAATGCTGATCGGCCGCTACTACACCTTCGCCGACGAATTCCAGGCGATCCTGCACCGCAAAGTACACAGCAGCGAAGAATAAGCTTCCGGCGCACTCAACACAGGTTTCAATACCATGGCCAGAGCCAGAATTCGCAACAGACGCAAGCCCGTCGCCGAGATGAACGTGGTGCCCTACATCGACGTGATGTTGGTGCTGCTGGTCATCTTTATGGTGACGGCGCCGATGCTCAACCAGGGCGTCAAGGTCGACCTGCCGCAGGTCAGCAGCGAAGTGCTGCCCCAGGACAACGACTCCCAGGTGCTGACCATCTCCATCAAGTCCGACAAGTCGTACTACTGGAACATGGGCACCGAGGTGGACACCGATACCGTCCAGGATCGTGCACTGACCCTTGACGAGATGACCCGCGCGGTGACCGCCATCATCAACCAGACCCGCAGTCAGGGTAAGCAGGTGCAGGTGTTCGTGCGCGGCGACAAGGCCGTCGACTACGGCACCGTGATGTCCGCCATGGGCGGCCTGCAGCAGGCGGGCGTGGGTAACGTCGGCCTGATCACCGAGGCGCCCTGATGCAGCAGCGTGAACGCTCACCTTCGGAAAGCCTGTTCTGGCCGGTGGTCTGGGCCGTAGGGCTGCACGTGCTGATGTTCGGCATGCTGTTCGTCAGTTTCGCCTTCGCGCCCGAGCTGCCGCCTGCAAAACCCATCGTGCAGGCTACCCTGTACCAATTGAAGTCGCAGAGCCAGGCCACCACCCAGACCAACCAGAAGATTGCCGGCGAGGCCAAGAAGACCGCTGCGCCGCAATTCGAAACCGAACAACTCGAGCAGAAAAAGGCCGAGCAGGAAAAGCAGGCGCAGGCCGAAGCGCAGAAGCAGCAGGCCGCTAAAGCAGCGGAACAAAAGAAAGTCGAGGAAGCTCGAAAGGCGGATGCGGCGAAAAAGGCAGAGGCCGATGCCGCTGCGGCGAAAGCCGCCGAGCAGAAAAAGCTGGCCGACGTCGCCAAGGCGAAGGCCGCGCTGGAGGCCGACAAGAAGAAGGCCGCTGAAGCGGAAGCGAAGAAGAAAGCTGCCGAGGATGCCAAGAAAAAGGCAGCCGAAGAGGCGAAGAAGAAAGCGGCGGCAGATGCAGCGAAGAAGAAAGCTGCTGAAGACGCCAAGAAGAAGGCCAATGCACAGGCAGCGGAGCGCAAGGCGGTCGAGGACAAGAAGGCAGCTGCGCTGGCCGAGTTGTTGTCCGAGGATACCGAGCGCCAGCAAGCACTGGCCGAAACCCAGGGTGACCAGGTGGCCGGCAGCCTCGACGATCTGATCGTCAAGCTGGTAAGCGAGCAGTGGCGACGTCCGCCGTCCGCTCGCAACGGCATGAGTGTCGAGGTACTGATCGAAATGCTGCCGGACGGCACCATCGTCAATGCCAGCGTCAGTCGCTCCAGTGGCGACTCGCCTTTCGACAGTTCGGCGGTACAGGCAGTACGCAACGTGGGGCGTATTGCGGAAATGCAGCAACTTGATCGCGCCACGTTCGATCGGCTTTACCGGCAGCGTCGTGCCGTCTTCAAACCGGAGGATTTAGGTCTGTGAATACCCTGATGCGAATCGTTGTACTGGGTCTGGCCATGCTGGTCGGCAGCGTGCAAGCGGCTGACCCTTTGGTCATCAGTACCGGTACTGATCGAGCCACTCCCATTGCCGTGGTGCCGTTCGGCTGGCAGGGCGGCAACGTGCTGCCGGAAGACATCGCCACCATCGTCGGTAACGACCTGCGCAACTCCGGCGTGTTCGAGCCGATTCCGCGGCAGAACATGATCAGCCTGCCGACTCAGGGCAGTGAAGTCATCTATCGCGACTGGAAGGCGCTCGGCGCCCAGTACGTGCTGGTCGGCAACATCGTGCCCAATGGCGCGCGCCTGCAGGTGCAGTTCGCACTGTTCAACGTGGCGACCGAGCAGCAGGTGCTCACCGGCACCGTGGGCGGTGGTACCGATCAACTGCGCGACATGGCTCACCATATCGCCGACCAGTCGTTCGAGAAGCTCACCGGCGTGAAGGGTGCGTTTTCCACGCGCATGCTGTACGTCACCGCCGAGCGTTTCGGGGTGAATAATACCCGCTATACCCTGCAGCGTTCCGACTATGACGGCGCCCGCGCCGTGACCCTGCTGCAGTCGCGCGAGCCGATCCTGTCGCCTTCGTTCGCTTCCGACGGCAAGCGTATCGCCTACGTGTCGTTCGAGCAGAAGCGCCCGCGCATCTTCGTGCAGCACATCGACACCGGTCGTCGCGAGCAGGTCACCAACTTCGAAGGCCTCAATGGCGCACCGGCCTGGTCGCCGGATGGCACCAAGTTAGCGTTCACCCTGTCGCGTGACGGCAACCCGGAAATCTATGTAATGGACATGGGTTCGCGGAATCTGCGCCGCGTCACCAATCATTCGGCCATCGATACCGAACCGTTCTGGGGTAAGGATGGGCAAACCATCTACTTCACTTCCGACCGTTCCGGTAAACCACAAATTTATAAGACCAACATCAACTCTGGTGCGGTCGAACGAGTGACCTTCGTCGGTAATTACAATGCCAACCCTAAATTGTCTGCCGACGAAAAAACCCTGGTAATGATTCATCGCCAGGATGGTTACACCGTGTTCAAGGTAGCGGCTCAGGACCTCGAGCGTGGCAATCTGCGTATTCTTTCCGACACAAGTTTGGATGAGTCGCCTACTGTTGCGCCCAATGGCACCATGCTAATCTACGCTACCCGCCAGCAGGGGCGGGGAGTCCTGATGTTAGCGTCCACCAATGGTCGCGTTAGGCTCCCTCTACCTACCGCTCAAGGCGAAGTTCGAGAGCCATCCTGGTCCCCCTTCCTGAACTGATGCGCGGTGCTTTACCTGTTTGATGCTTAACACACTGGGGTTCATTAGGAGTTACACATGGAAATGCTGAAATTTGGCAAGTTTGCTGCACTGAGCCTGGCTCTCGCCGTGGCTGTTGGCTGTTCCTCCAAAGGCGGTGACACCGCTGGCGAAGGCGCTGTAGATCCGAACGCTGGCTACGGTGCCAACACCGGTGCCGTTGACGGTAGCCTGAGTGAAGAAGCCGCTCTGCGCGCTATCACCACTTTCTACTTTGAATACGACAGCTCCGACCTGAAGCCGGAAGCCATGCGCGCTCTGGACGTTCATGCCAAGGACCTGAAAGGCAACGGCGCTCGCGTCGTTCTGGAAGGCCACGCTGACGAGCGCGGTACCCGCGAATACAACATGGCTCTGGGCGAGCGTCGTGCCAAGGCCGTTCAACGCTACCTGGTTCTGCAGGGCGTTTCCCCGGCTCAGCTGGAAGTTGTTTCCTACGGTGAAGAGCGTCCTGTTGCCACCGGCAACGACGAGCAATCCTGGGCTCAGAACCGTCGCGTCGAACTGCGTAAGTAATTCGATATGCGAACGTGCCGACGTGTAGTAACCGTTTTGGCTCTGAGCCTGCCGCTTGCGGCCTGGGCTCAGGTTCCCGTTCAGGATGGCAGTACCGGCAACGGTAGTAGTTATCCGGCAGGCGGTGGCGGCACGTCCGGCGCCTACGCTGGAGGTGGAGTGCAAACTCCATCTACAGCGCAGGGCATGCTGTTCAGTCAGCTCCAGCAGATGCAGCAGGAAATTGCGCAACTGCGTGGCATGCTCGAAGTGCAGCAGAACGATATTCAGCGTTTGAAGCAGGAAAGCCTGGAACGTTATCAGGACCTCGACAAACGACTGAGCAGTGGGGCCGCCGCTGGCGCAGCCGCCACCCAGAATTCCACAGCCGCGGGTGCCAGCAATGGCGCCGGTGGTGCTTCCGCAGGTGCCGGTGACGCAGGGGCGCAAGCTTCCGGCGAACCGGCCGATCCGGCGAAGGAAAAGCTGTTCTACGACGCCGCTTTCGACCTGATCAAAGCCAAGGATTTCGACAAGGCCAGCCAGGCCTTCGCCGCTTTCCTGCGTCGCTATCCCAACAGCCAGTACGCCGGCAATGCCCAGTACTGGTTGGGCGAAGTGAACCTTGCCAAGGGCGACCTGCAAGGTGCTGGCCAGGCGTTCGCCAAGGTCAGCCAGGCCTACCCGCAGCATTCCAAGGTCCCGGATTCCCTCTACAAGCTGGCCGATGTGGAGATCCGCCTGGGCAACAACGACAAGGCCAAGGGCATCCTCCAGCAGGTCATCGCCCAGTACCCTGGTACCTCCGCCGCCCAGTTGGCGCAGCGCGATCTGCAGCGAATCCGCTAAGCTGAAGCCGCTTCTAGAAACCCGCGCCCGTCGCGGGTTTTTCATGCCCTTGGAAAGCGGGGCGTCGCGCGCCACCTGAAAAATGGCTTGTCGCGGTTTATTTCGTTTAGAATTGCCGCCCTTTTTCGCAACGGAGGCGGATGGCCTGTTTCGCCGTCACGCCCGGTGCCCCCTATGAAAGATACCCTGCGCATCACCGAGATCTTTTTCTCGCTGCAGGGGGAAGCGCGTACCGCTGGCTTGCCGACGGTATTCGTGCGCCTGACCGGCTGCCCCCTGCGCTGTCAATACTGCGACACCGCTTACGCGTTCAGCGGCGGCGAGCTGCTTACCCTGGATGCCATCCTCGAGCAGGTGGCGCGATATCGCCCCCGCTACGTCTGCGTGACCGGCGGTGAACCGCTGGCGCAGCCGAACTGCATCCCCCTGCTCGAGAAGCTGTGCGATGCCGGCTATGACGTGTCCCTGGAGACCAGTGGCGCGCTGGACGTTTCGGCTGTCGATTCGCGGGTCAGCAAGGTCGTCGACCTGAAAACACCCGGCTCGGCCGAGATGGGCCGCAACCGCTACGAGAACATCGTGCACCTGCAGCCGCGCGACCAGGTCAAGTTTGTGATCTGTTCTCGGGAGGACTACGACTGGTCGGTCAGCAAGGTCATTCAGTACGACCTTTCCGAGCGAGTTGGTGAAGTGTTGTTCTCACCCAGCCATGGGCAGGTCAGTGGCCGTCAACTGGCCGAATGGGTGATTGCCGACAACCTGCCGGTACGCATGCAGCTGCAGCTGCACAAGATTCTTTGGAATGACGAGCCGGGGCACTGATATGAGCGGAAAGAAAGCGGTCATCCTGCTGTCGGGCGGTCTCGATTCCGCCACCGTCGTGGCGATGGCCAGGGAGCAGGGATACAGCTGCTACAGCATGAGTTTCGACTATGGGCAGCGTCATCGCTCCGAACTGCAGGCAGCCGAACGTGTGGCGCGTCAGCTGGGCGTGATCGAGCACAAGGTCATCGGCATCAACCTCGACGGCATCGGCGGCTCGGCGCTGACCGATGCCCGCATCGAGGTGCCGCAGAGCCCGACCACGGGCATCCCGGTCACCTACGTGCCGGCGCGTAATACTGTGTTTCTGTCCCTGGCGCTGGGGTGGGCCGAGGTGCTGGAGGCCCAGGACATCTTTATCGGTGTCAATGCGGTGGACTATTCGGGCTACCCGGACTGCCGGCCGGAATTCGTCAACGCCTTCGAGCACATGGCCAACCTGGCGACCAAGATGGGTGTGGAAGGGCAGCGCATTCGTATCCAGGCGCCGTTGCAGATGCTCAGCAAGGCCGAGATCGTGCAGGCCGGCTCGCGCCTGGGCGTGGATTACGGCCTGACGGTTTCCTGCTACCTGGCGGATGCCGACGGCCGCGCCTGCGGCAAGTGTGACAGCTGTCGGTTGCGTGCGGCCGGTTTTGCAGCGGCCGCTATGCCCGACCCAACACGCTATCAGTAAAAAAGTTTCGGTGGGTGTTGAATTCCTGAATTAAATCAGTATTATACCGCTCGCACCACGGGTCGTTAGCTCAGTTGGTAGAGCAGTTGGCTTTTAACCAATTGGTCGTAGGTTCGAATCCTACACGACCCACCATCTCAAGCCTTCCAAGCGAAGGCGCACTAAAAAGCCCGAATCTCGAGAGAGGTTCGGGCTTTTTGGTTTCTGTCTCGAGGAACCGGGCTGGCAGCTCAGGGAGCTGCCAGCTGCGCGGTTTACACCTTGACGATCCAGCCTTGCGGCGCCTCGACGTCACCGGACTGCACGCCAGTGAGCTCGGCGTACAGGCGGCTGACCACCGGCCCCACTTCCTTCTCGCTGTAGAACACGTGCAGCTTGCCGTTGTACTCGATGCCACCGATCGGCGTGATCACCGCGGCGGTGCCGCAGGCGCCGGCTTCCTTGAAGTCGCTCAGCTTGTCGATGAACACGTCACCCTCGATGACCTTCAGGCCCAGGCGGCTTTGCGCCAACTCGATCAGCGACAGGCGCGTGATGCCTGGCAATACCGATGGCGACTTCGGGGTGACGAATTCATCGTTATGGGTGATGGCGAAGAAGTTGGCCGAACCGACTTCCTCGATCTTGGTGTGGGTCTGCGGGTCGAGGTAGATGCAGTCGGCGAAGTTGTTCTTCTTGGCTTGCGATCCCGGCATCAGGCTGGCGGCATAGTTGCCGCCGACCTTGGCGGCCCCGGTGCCCTGGGGCGCGGCGCGGTCGTAGCCGGAGATCACGAAGTTGTTCGGCTTCATGCCGCCCTTGAAGTATGGGCCGACCGGGATGCAGAACACCGAGAAGATGAATTCGGGTGCGGTGCGCACGCCGATGTTGTCGCCCACACCGATCACGAACGGACGCAGGTACAGCGCACCACCGGAGCCGTAGGGGGGAATGAAGCGTTCGTTGGCCTTGACCACCTGCTTGCAGGCTTCGATGAACTGCTCGGTCGACGGCGCCGGCATCAGCAGGCGTGTGCAGCTGCGCTGCATGCGCAGGGCGTTCTGGTCGGGGCGGAACAGGTTGATCGAACCGTCCTTGCAACGGTAGGCCTTGAGGCCCTCGAAGCATTGCTGACCATAGTGCAGGGCAGTGGAGCCCTCGCTGATGTGCAGCACGTTGTCCTCGGTCAGCGTGCCCTGGTCCCAGTCACCGTCGCGCCAGTGCGACAGGTAGCGCTGGTCGGTCTTGATGTAGTCGAAACCCAGCTTGTCCCATTCGATGTTTTCGTAAGCCATGACATCCTCAATCGCTGAACGGCCACTGCGGCGTGCGTATGTCCGTTGATTTTCCAGGGTGATCGCACAGGTGTGGGCTTGTGCGATCAGGTAAAAGGGGTGGGCTGCTTGGTCCATCAGGCCTTATGGAGGCTCGCCTGACGGAATAACGATGGCCGTAGGGGTGATGATGCGGCGGATTATCGCGGCGATCAACCGGTGTCGCGC harbors:
- the ybgF gene encoding tol-pal system protein YbgF — translated: MRTCRRVVTVLALSLPLAAWAQVPVQDGSTGNGSSYPAGGGGTSGAYAGGGVQTPSTAQGMLFSQLQQMQQEIAQLRGMLEVQQNDIQRLKQESLERYQDLDKRLSSGAAAGAAATQNSTAAGASNGAGGASAGAGDAGAQASGEPADPAKEKLFYDAAFDLIKAKDFDKASQAFAAFLRRYPNSQYAGNAQYWLGEVNLAKGDLQGAGQAFAKVSQAYPQHSKVPDSLYKLADVEIRLGNNDKAKGILQQVIAQYPGTSAAQLAQRDLQRIR
- the tolR gene encoding protein TolR, which codes for MARARIRNRRKPVAEMNVVPYIDVMLVLLVIFMVTAPMLNQGVKVDLPQVSSEVLPQDNDSQVLTISIKSDKSYYWNMGTEVDTDTVQDRALTLDEMTRAVTAIINQTRSQGKQVQVFVRGDKAVDYGTVMSAMGGLQQAGVGNVGLITEAP
- the queE gene encoding 7-carboxy-7-deazaguanine synthase QueE, producing the protein MKDTLRITEIFFSLQGEARTAGLPTVFVRLTGCPLRCQYCDTAYAFSGGELLTLDAILEQVARYRPRYVCVTGGEPLAQPNCIPLLEKLCDAGYDVSLETSGALDVSAVDSRVSKVVDLKTPGSAEMGRNRYENIVHLQPRDQVKFVICSREDYDWSVSKVIQYDLSERVGEVLFSPSHGQVSGRQLAEWVIADNLPVRMQLQLHKILWNDEPGH
- the queC gene encoding 7-cyano-7-deazaguanine synthase QueC; the protein is MSGKKAVILLSGGLDSATVVAMAREQGYSCYSMSFDYGQRHRSELQAAERVARQLGVIEHKVIGINLDGIGGSALTDARIEVPQSPTTGIPVTYVPARNTVFLSLALGWAEVLEAQDIFIGVNAVDYSGYPDCRPEFVNAFEHMANLATKMGVEGQRIRIQAPLQMLSKAEIVQAGSRLGVDYGLTVSCYLADADGRACGKCDSCRLRAAGFAAAAMPDPTRYQ
- the pal gene encoding peptidoglycan-associated lipoprotein Pal, which codes for MEMLKFGKFAALSLALAVAVGCSSKGGDTAGEGAVDPNAGYGANTGAVDGSLSEEAALRAITTFYFEYDSSDLKPEAMRALDVHAKDLKGNGARVVLEGHADERGTREYNMALGERRAKAVQRYLVLQGVSPAQLEVVSYGEERPVATGNDEQSWAQNRRVELRK
- the tolQ gene encoding protein TolQ; translated protein: MSMWSLISNASLVVQLVMLTLVAASVISWVMIFQRSNFLRSAKRSLDSFEERFWSGIDLSKLYRQAGSNPDPDSGLEQIFRAGFKEFSRLRQQPGMDPDAVMDGVARAMRVAISREEEKLEISLPFLATVGSTSPYIGLFGTVWGIMNSFRGLAQVQQATLATVAPGIAEALIATAIGLFAAIPAVIAYNRFSARGEMLIGRYYTFADEFQAILHRKVHSSEE
- a CDS encoding branched-chain amino acid aminotransferase, whose product is MAYENIEWDKLGFDYIKTDQRYLSHWRDGDWDQGTLTEDNVLHISEGSTALHYGQQCFEGLKAYRCKDGSINLFRPDQNALRMQRSCTRLLMPAPSTEQFIEACKQVVKANERFIPPYGSGGALYLRPFVIGVGDNIGVRTAPEFIFSVFCIPVGPYFKGGMKPNNFVISGYDRAAPQGTGAAKVGGNYAASLMPGSQAKKNNFADCIYLDPQTHTKIEEVGSANFFAITHNDEFVTPKSPSVLPGITRLSLIELAQSRLGLKVIEGDVFIDKLSDFKEAGACGTAAVITPIGGIEYNGKLHVFYSEKEVGPVVSRLYAELTGVQSGDVEAPQGWIVKV
- the tolB gene encoding Tol-Pal system beta propeller repeat protein TolB, producing the protein MNTLMRIVVLGLAMLVGSVQAADPLVISTGTDRATPIAVVPFGWQGGNVLPEDIATIVGNDLRNSGVFEPIPRQNMISLPTQGSEVIYRDWKALGAQYVLVGNIVPNGARLQVQFALFNVATEQQVLTGTVGGGTDQLRDMAHHIADQSFEKLTGVKGAFSTRMLYVTAERFGVNNTRYTLQRSDYDGARAVTLLQSREPILSPSFASDGKRIAYVSFEQKRPRIFVQHIDTGRREQVTNFEGLNGAPAWSPDGTKLAFTLSRDGNPEIYVMDMGSRNLRRVTNHSAIDTEPFWGKDGQTIYFTSDRSGKPQIYKTNINSGAVERVTFVGNYNANPKLSADEKTLVMIHRQDGYTVFKVAAQDLERGNLRILSDTSLDESPTVAPNGTMLIYATRQQGRGVLMLASTNGRVRLPLPTAQGEVREPSWSPFLN
- the tolA gene encoding cell envelope integrity protein TolA, which produces MMQQRERSPSESLFWPVVWAVGLHVLMFGMLFVSFAFAPELPPAKPIVQATLYQLKSQSQATTQTNQKIAGEAKKTAAPQFETEQLEQKKAEQEKQAQAEAQKQQAAKAAEQKKVEEARKADAAKKAEADAAAAKAAEQKKLADVAKAKAALEADKKKAAEAEAKKKAAEDAKKKAAEEAKKKAAADAAKKKAAEDAKKKANAQAAERKAVEDKKAAALAELLSEDTERQQALAETQGDQVAGSLDDLIVKLVSEQWRRPPSARNGMSVEVLIEMLPDGTIVNASVSRSSGDSPFDSSAVQAVRNVGRIAEMQQLDRATFDRLYRQRRAVFKPEDLGL